The following coding sequences are from one Vidua chalybeata isolate OUT-0048 unplaced genomic scaffold, bVidCha1 merged haplotype W_reject_10, whole genome shotgun sequence window:
- the LOC128783028 gene encoding uncharacterized protein LOC128783028 isoform X3: protein MALALRLFLPLLLAVALPARAAQAAPLQARGAGWDGDMAYPDALLDESLENSLGEILLENAGGPSPWKNSDTGDKKSLEAARHLDQMLSDLERRREMKRKAVLKAAFPGGSCGPLAAPAAGSEAMPGTVTGAWDGDMASPDALLDDSLENSLGENLLENAGGPSPWKNSDTGDKKSLEAARHLDQMLSDLERRREMKRKAVLKAAFPGGSSGPLAAPAAGSEAMPGTVTGAWDGDMASPDALLDDSLENSLGENLLENAGGPSPWKNSDTGDKKSLEAARHLDQMLSDLERRREMKRKAVLKAAFPGGSSGPLAAPAAGSEAMPGTVTGAWDGDMASPDALLDDSLENSLGENLLENAGGPSPWKNSDTGEKKSLEAARHLDQMLSDLERRREMKRKAVLKAAFPGGSSGPLAAPAAGSEAMPGTVTGAWDGDMASPDALLDDSLENSLGENLLENAGGPSPWKNSDTGEKKSLEAARHLDQMLSDLERRREMKRKAVLKAAFPGGSSGPLAAPAAGSEAMPGTVTGAWDGDMASPDALLDDSLENSLGENLLENAGGPSPWKNSDTGDKKSLEAARHLDQMLSDLERRREMDQRALLKAALPEGSRGSVPAPDTRREEMPDSATEDVITETGIFAPDPVRLPRIVCPQDVRRSCMIGTVVTLFTVPLVLIGCYLGIRKLYQSRRSVVDFSPQLSCNSAHSIGSLTRSHAALELWPVRGCPKNSAEGSAAAQCFHWPLHCWALSWGARWGCSQCWLPLRLPGQEQPRGHRAEAEQVLNSIWATQLRTGQCLFSSSCKVSW, encoded by the exons ATGGCCCTTGCTCTGCGCCTcttcctcccgctcctcctggccgtggccctgcctgccagggctgcccaggctgctccgcTGCAAGCACGGGGAGCAG GCTGGGATGGCGACATGGCTTATCCGGATGCCCTACTGGATGAGAGCTTGGAGAATTCTCTTGGAGAGATTCTCTTGGAGAATGCTGGAG GTCCTTCTCCATGGAAGAACTCAGACACTGGAGACAAGAaatccctggaggcagccagacacctggaccagatgctgagtgatctggagagacgccgtg agatgaagcgaaaggctgtgctgaaggcagcatttcctggaggAAGCTGTGGCCCattggcagcccctgctgcaggaagtgaggcgatgccaggcacagtcacaggag CTTGGGATGGCGACATGGCTTCTCCAGATGCACTATTGGATGACAGCTTGGAGAATTCTCTTGGAGAGAATCTCTTGGAGAATGCTGGAG GTCCTTCTCCATGGAAGAACTCAGACACAGGAGACAAGAaatccctggaggcagccagacACCTGGACCAGATGCTGAGCGATCTGGAGAGACgccgtg agatgaagcgaaaggctgtgctgaaggcagcatttcctggaggaagcagtggcccattggcagcccctgctgcaggaagtgaggcgatgccaggcacagtcacaggag CTTGGGATGGCGACATGGCTTCTCCAGATGCACTATTGGATGACAGCTTGGAGAATTCTCTTGGAGAGAATCTCTTGGAGAATGCTGGAG GTCCTTCTCCATGGAAGAACTCAGACACAGGAGACAAGAaatccctggaggcagccagacACCTGGACCAGATGCTGAGCGATCTGGAGAGACgccgtg agatgaagcgaaaggctgtgctgaaggcagcatttcctggaggaagcagtggcccattggcagcccctgctgcaggaagtgaggcgatgccaggcacagtcacaggag CTTGGGATGGCGACATGGCTTCTCCAGATGCACTATTGGATGACAGCTTGGAGAATTCTCTTGGAGAGAATCTCTTGGAGAATGCTGGAG GTCCTTCTCCATGGAAGAACTCAGacactggagaaaagaaatccctggaggcagccagacACCTGGACCAGATGCTGAGCGATCTGGAGAGACgccgtg agatgaagcgaaaggctgtgctgaaggcagcatttcctggaggaagcagtggcccattggcagcccctgctgcaggaagtgaggcgatgccaggcacagtcacaggag CTTGGGATGGCGACATGGCTTCTCCAGATGCACTATTGGATGACAGCTTGGAGAATTCTCTTGGAGAGAATCTCTTGGAGAATGCTGGAG GTCCTTCTCCATGGAAGAACTCAGacactggagaaaagaaatccctggaggcagccagacACCTGGACCAGATGCTGAGCGATCTGGAGAGACgccgtg agatgaagcgaaaggctgtgctgaaggcagcatttcctggaggaagcagtggcccattggcagcccctgctgcaggaagtgaggcgatgccaggcacagtcacaggag CTTGGGATGGCGACATGGCTTCTCCAGATGCACTATTGGATGACAGCTTGGAGAATTCTCTTGGAGAGAATCTCTTGGAGAATGCTGGAG GTCCTTCTCCATGGAAGAACTCAGACACTGGAGACAAGAaatccctggaggcagccagacACCTGGACCAGATGCTGAGCGATCTGGAGAGACgccgtg agatGGACCAAAGGGCtttgctgaaggcagcacttcCTGAAGGAAGCCGTGGCTCCGTGCCAGCCCCCGATACACGAAGGGAGGAGATGCCAGACAGTGCCACAGAAG acgttatcactgaaacaggaatatttgccCCGGATCCAGTGCGCCTCCCAAGAATTGTCTGCCCCCAGGATGTGCGCAGGTCCTGCATGATAGGCACGGTGGTGACACTGTTCACCGTGCCCCTCGTGCTGATCGGCTGCTATCTTGGCATTCGGAAGCTGTACCAGAGCAGACGGTcagttgttgatttttctccacagctttcttgTAACTCTGCTCATAGCATTGGTAGCCTGACTCGTAGTCatgctgcactggagctgtggccagtccgtggttgtccaaagaactctgctgagggctctgctgctgcccagtgctttcattggcctcttcattgctgggccttgtcctggggggcccgctggggctgcagccagtgctggctcccactgaggctgccaggccaagagcagccccgggggcacagggcagaggcagagcaagtTCTCAACAGTATTTGGGccacacagctcaggacaggacagtGCTTATTTAGTAGCTCATGTAAAGTTTCATGGTGA
- the LOC128783028 gene encoding uncharacterized protein LOC128783028 isoform X4, whose amino-acid sequence MALALRLFLPLLLAVALPARAAQAAPLQARGAGWDGDMAYPDALLDESLENSLGEILLENAGGPSPWKNSDTGDKKSLEAARHLDQMLSDLERRREMKRKAVLKAAFPGGSCGPLAAPAAGSEAMPGTVTGAWDGDMASPDALLDDSLENSLGENLLENAGGPSPWKNSDTGDKKSLEAARHLDQMLSDLERRREMKRKAVLKAAFPGGSSGPLAAPAAGSEAMPGTVTGAWDGDMASPDALLDDSLENSLGENLLENAGGPSPWKNSDTGDKKSLEAARHLDQMLSDLERRREMKRKAVLKAAFPGGSSGPLAAPAAGSEAMPGTVTGAWDGDMASPDALLDDSLENSLGENLLENAGGPSPWKNSDTGEKKSLEAARHLDQMLSDLERRREMKRKAVLKAAFPGGSSGPLAAPAAGSEAMPGTVTGAWDGDMASPDALLDDSLENSLGENLLENAGGPSPWKNSDTGEKKSLEAARHLDQMLSDLERRREMKRKAVLKAAFPGGSSGPLAAPAAGSEAMPGTVTGAWDGDMASPDALLDDSLENSLGENLLENAGGPSPWKNSDTGDKKSLEAARHLDQMLSDLERRREMKRKAVLKAAFPGGSSGPLAAPAAGSEAMPGTVTGDEHASKASPAAGMEDGLEPLGDSAGVSAGRTFQAPFLVAAHKPGSHRRGPPRGRNRSTKHMKSLEASQHMDQMLSDLERRREMDQRALLKAALPEGSRGSVPAPDTRREEMPDSATEVLFPVI is encoded by the exons ATGGCCCTTGCTCTGCGCCTcttcctcccgctcctcctggccgtggccctgcctgccagggctgcccaggctgctccgcTGCAAGCACGGGGAGCAG GCTGGGATGGCGACATGGCTTATCCGGATGCCCTACTGGATGAGAGCTTGGAGAATTCTCTTGGAGAGATTCTCTTGGAGAATGCTGGAG GTCCTTCTCCATGGAAGAACTCAGACACTGGAGACAAGAaatccctggaggcagccagacacctggaccagatgctgagtgatctggagagacgccgtg agatgaagcgaaaggctgtgctgaaggcagcatttcctggaggAAGCTGTGGCCCattggcagcccctgctgcaggaagtgaggcgatgccaggcacagtcacaggag CTTGGGATGGCGACATGGCTTCTCCAGATGCACTATTGGATGACAGCTTGGAGAATTCTCTTGGAGAGAATCTCTTGGAGAATGCTGGAG GTCCTTCTCCATGGAAGAACTCAGACACAGGAGACAAGAaatccctggaggcagccagacACCTGGACCAGATGCTGAGCGATCTGGAGAGACgccgtg agatgaagcgaaaggctgtgctgaaggcagcatttcctggaggaagcagtggcccattggcagcccctgctgcaggaagtgaggcgatgccaggcacagtcacaggag CTTGGGATGGCGACATGGCTTCTCCAGATGCACTATTGGATGACAGCTTGGAGAATTCTCTTGGAGAGAATCTCTTGGAGAATGCTGGAG GTCCTTCTCCATGGAAGAACTCAGACACAGGAGACAAGAaatccctggaggcagccagacACCTGGACCAGATGCTGAGCGATCTGGAGAGACgccgtg agatgaagcgaaaggctgtgctgaaggcagcatttcctggaggaagcagtggcccattggcagcccctgctgcaggaagtgaggcgatgccaggcacagtcacaggag CTTGGGATGGCGACATGGCTTCTCCAGATGCACTATTGGATGACAGCTTGGAGAATTCTCTTGGAGAGAATCTCTTGGAGAATGCTGGAG GTCCTTCTCCATGGAAGAACTCAGacactggagaaaagaaatccctggaggcagccagacACCTGGACCAGATGCTGAGCGATCTGGAGAGACgccgtg agatgaagcgaaaggctgtgctgaaggcagcatttcctggaggaagcagtggcccattggcagcccctgctgcaggaagtgaggcgatgccaggcacagtcacaggag CTTGGGATGGCGACATGGCTTCTCCAGATGCACTATTGGATGACAGCTTGGAGAATTCTCTTGGAGAGAATCTCTTGGAGAATGCTGGAG GTCCTTCTCCATGGAAGAACTCAGacactggagaaaagaaatccctggaggcagccagacACCTGGACCAGATGCTGAGCGATCTGGAGAGACgccgtg agatgaagcgaaaggctgtgctgaaggcagcatttcctggaggaagcagtggcccattggcagcccctgctgcaggaagtgaggcgatgccaggcacagtcacaggag CTTGGGATGGCGACATGGCTTCTCCAGATGCACTATTGGATGACAGCTTGGAGAATTCTCTTGGAGAGAATCTCTTGGAGAATGCTGGAG GTCCTTCTCCATGGAAGAACTCAGACACTGGAGACAAGAaatccctggaggcagccagacACCTGGACCAGATGCTGAGCGATCTGGAGAGACgccgtg agatgaagcgaaaggctgtgctgaaggcagcatttcctggaggaagcagtggcccattggcagcccctgctgcaggaagtgaggcgatgccaggcacagtcacaggag ATGAGCATGCTAGCaaggcttctccagcagctgggatggaagATGGTTTGGAACCCTTGGGAGATTCTGCAG gtgtgtctgcagggaggactTTTCAGGCTCCTTTCCTGGTTGCTGCGCACAAGCCCGGCTCCCATCGCAGGG GTCCGCCGAGAGGGAGGAACAGATCTACTAAACACATGAAGTCCCTGGAGGCATCCCAACACATGGACCAGATGCTGAGTGATCTGGAGAGACgccgtg agatGGACCAAAGGGCtttgctgaaggcagcacttcCTGAAGGAAGCCGTGGCTCCGTGCCAGCCCCCGATACACGAAGGGAGGAGATGCCAGACAGTGCCACAGAAG tgctttttccagttatttga
- the LOC128783028 gene encoding uncharacterized protein LOC128783028 isoform X1: MALALRLFLPLLLAVALPARAAQAAPLQARGAGWDGDMAYPDALLDESLENSLGEILLENAGGPSPWKNSDTGDKKSLEAARHLDQMLSDLERRREMKRKAVLKAAFPGGSCGPLAAPAAGSEAMPGTVTGAWDGDMASPDALLDDSLENSLGENLLENAGGPSPWKNSDTGDKKSLEAARHLDQMLSDLERRREMKRKAVLKAAFPGGSSGPLAAPAAGSEAMPGTVTGAWDGDMASPDALLDDSLENSLGENLLENAGGPSPWKNSDTGDKKSLEAARHLDQMLSDLERRREMKRKAVLKAAFPGGSSGPLAAPAAGSEAMPGTVTGAWDGDMASPDALLDDSLENSLGENLLENAGGPSPWKNSDTGEKKSLEAARHLDQMLSDLERRREMKRKAVLKAAFPGGSSGPLAAPAAGSEAMPGTVTGAWDGDMASPDALLDDSLENSLGENLLENAGGPSPWKNSDTGEKKSLEAARHLDQMLSDLERRREMKRKAVLKAAFPGGSSGPLAAPAAGSEAMPGTVTGAWDGDMASPDALLDDSLENSLGENLLENAGGPSPWKNSDTGDKKSLEAARHLDQMLSDLERRREMKRKAVLKAAFPGGSSGPLAAPAAGSEAMPGTVTGDEHASKASPAAGMEDGLEPLGDSAGVSAGRTFQAPFLVAAHKPGSHRRGPPRGRNRSTKHMKSLEASQHMDQMLSDLERRREMDQRALLKAALPEGSRGSVPAPDTRREEMPDSATEDVITETGIFAPDPVRLPRIVCPQDVRRSCMIGTVVTLFTVPLVLIGCYLGIRKLYQSRRSVVDFSPQLSCNSAHSIGSLTRSHAALELWPVRGCPKNSAEGSAAAQCFHWPLHCWALSWGARWGCSQCWLPLRLPGQEQPRGHRAEAEQVLNSIWATQLRTGQCLFSSSCKVSW; the protein is encoded by the exons ATGGCCCTTGCTCTGCGCCTcttcctcccgctcctcctggccgtggccctgcctgccagggctgcccaggctgctccgcTGCAAGCACGGGGAGCAG GCTGGGATGGCGACATGGCTTATCCGGATGCCCTACTGGATGAGAGCTTGGAGAATTCTCTTGGAGAGATTCTCTTGGAGAATGCTGGAG GTCCTTCTCCATGGAAGAACTCAGACACTGGAGACAAGAaatccctggaggcagccagacacctggaccagatgctgagtgatctggagagacgccgtg agatgaagcgaaaggctgtgctgaaggcagcatttcctggaggAAGCTGTGGCCCattggcagcccctgctgcaggaagtgaggcgatgccaggcacagtcacaggag CTTGGGATGGCGACATGGCTTCTCCAGATGCACTATTGGATGACAGCTTGGAGAATTCTCTTGGAGAGAATCTCTTGGAGAATGCTGGAG GTCCTTCTCCATGGAAGAACTCAGACACAGGAGACAAGAaatccctggaggcagccagacACCTGGACCAGATGCTGAGCGATCTGGAGAGACgccgtg agatgaagcgaaaggctgtgctgaaggcagcatttcctggaggaagcagtggcccattggcagcccctgctgcaggaagtgaggcgatgccaggcacagtcacaggag CTTGGGATGGCGACATGGCTTCTCCAGATGCACTATTGGATGACAGCTTGGAGAATTCTCTTGGAGAGAATCTCTTGGAGAATGCTGGAG GTCCTTCTCCATGGAAGAACTCAGACACAGGAGACAAGAaatccctggaggcagccagacACCTGGACCAGATGCTGAGCGATCTGGAGAGACgccgtg agatgaagcgaaaggctgtgctgaaggcagcatttcctggaggaagcagtggcccattggcagcccctgctgcaggaagtgaggcgatgccaggcacagtcacaggag CTTGGGATGGCGACATGGCTTCTCCAGATGCACTATTGGATGACAGCTTGGAGAATTCTCTTGGAGAGAATCTCTTGGAGAATGCTGGAG GTCCTTCTCCATGGAAGAACTCAGacactggagaaaagaaatccctggaggcagccagacACCTGGACCAGATGCTGAGCGATCTGGAGAGACgccgtg agatgaagcgaaaggctgtgctgaaggcagcatttcctggaggaagcagtggcccattggcagcccctgctgcaggaagtgaggcgatgccaggcacagtcacaggag CTTGGGATGGCGACATGGCTTCTCCAGATGCACTATTGGATGACAGCTTGGAGAATTCTCTTGGAGAGAATCTCTTGGAGAATGCTGGAG GTCCTTCTCCATGGAAGAACTCAGacactggagaaaagaaatccctggaggcagccagacACCTGGACCAGATGCTGAGCGATCTGGAGAGACgccgtg agatgaagcgaaaggctgtgctgaaggcagcatttcctggaggaagcagtggcccattggcagcccctgctgcaggaagtgaggcgatgccaggcacagtcacaggag CTTGGGATGGCGACATGGCTTCTCCAGATGCACTATTGGATGACAGCTTGGAGAATTCTCTTGGAGAGAATCTCTTGGAGAATGCTGGAG GTCCTTCTCCATGGAAGAACTCAGACACTGGAGACAAGAaatccctggaggcagccagacACCTGGACCAGATGCTGAGCGATCTGGAGAGACgccgtg agatgaagcgaaaggctgtgctgaaggcagcatttcctggaggaagcagtggcccattggcagcccctgctgcaggaagtgaggcgatgccaggcacagtcacaggag ATGAGCATGCTAGCaaggcttctccagcagctgggatggaagATGGTTTGGAACCCTTGGGAGATTCTGCAG gtgtgtctgcagggaggactTTTCAGGCTCCTTTCCTGGTTGCTGCGCACAAGCCCGGCTCCCATCGCAGGG GTCCGCCGAGAGGGAGGAACAGATCTACTAAACACATGAAGTCCCTGGAGGCATCCCAACACATGGACCAGATGCTGAGTGATCTGGAGAGACgccgtg agatGGACCAAAGGGCtttgctgaaggcagcacttcCTGAAGGAAGCCGTGGCTCCGTGCCAGCCCCCGATACACGAAGGGAGGAGATGCCAGACAGTGCCACAGAAG acgttatcactgaaacaggaatatttgccCCGGATCCAGTGCGCCTCCCAAGAATTGTCTGCCCCCAGGATGTGCGCAGGTCCTGCATGATAGGCACGGTGGTGACACTGTTCACCGTGCCCCTCGTGCTGATCGGCTGCTATCTTGGCATTCGGAAGCTGTACCAGAGCAGACGGTcagttgttgatttttctccacagctttcttgTAACTCTGCTCATAGCATTGGTAGCCTGACTCGTAGTCatgctgcactggagctgtggccagtccgtggttgtccaaagaactctgctgagggctctgctgctgcccagtgctttcattggcctcttcattgctgggccttgtcctggggggcccgctggggctgcagccagtgctggctcccactgaggctgccaggccaagagcagccccgggggcacagggcagaggcagagcaagtTCTCAACAGTATTTGGGccacacagctcaggacaggacagtGCTTATTTAGTAGCTCATGTAAAGTTTCATGGTGA
- the LOC128783028 gene encoding uncharacterized protein LOC128783028 isoform X2, protein MALALRLFLPLLLAVALPARAAQAAPLQARGAGWDGDMAYPDALLDESLENSLGEILLENAGGPSPWKNSDTGDKKSLEAARHLDQMLSDLERRREMKRKAVLKAAFPGGSCGPLAAPAAGSEAMPGTVTGAWDGDMASPDALLDDSLENSLGENLLENAGGPSPWKNSDTGDKKSLEAARHLDQMLSDLERRREMKRKAVLKAAFPGGSSGPLAAPAAGSEAMPGTVTGAWDGDMASPDALLDDSLENSLGENLLENAGGPSPWKNSDTGDKKSLEAARHLDQMLSDLERRREMKRKAVLKAAFPGGSSGPLAAPAAGSEAMPGTVTGAWDGDMASPDALLDDSLENSLGENLLENAGGPSPWKNSDTGEKKSLEAARHLDQMLSDLERRREMKRKAVLKAAFPGGSSGPLAAPAAGSEAMPGTVTGAWDGDMASPDALLDDSLENSLGENLLENAGGPSPWKNSDTGEKKSLEAARHLDQMLSDLERRREMKRKAVLKAAFPGGSSGPLAAPAAGSEAMPGTVTGAWDGDMASPDALLDDSLENSLGENLLENAGGPSPWKNSDTGDKKSLEAARHLDQMLSDLERRREMKRKAVLKAAFPGGSSGPLAAPAAGSEAMPGTVTGDEHASKASPAAGMEDGLEPLGDSAGVSAGRTFQAPFLVAAHKPGSHRRGPPRGRNRSTKHMKSLEASQHMDQMLSDLERRREMDQRALLKAALPEGSRGSVPAPDTRREEMPDSATEDVITETGIFAPDPVRLPRIVCPQDVRRSCMIGTVVTLFTVPLVLIGCYLGIRKLYQSRRAFSSYLR, encoded by the exons ATGGCCCTTGCTCTGCGCCTcttcctcccgctcctcctggccgtggccctgcctgccagggctgcccaggctgctccgcTGCAAGCACGGGGAGCAG GCTGGGATGGCGACATGGCTTATCCGGATGCCCTACTGGATGAGAGCTTGGAGAATTCTCTTGGAGAGATTCTCTTGGAGAATGCTGGAG GTCCTTCTCCATGGAAGAACTCAGACACTGGAGACAAGAaatccctggaggcagccagacacctggaccagatgctgagtgatctggagagacgccgtg agatgaagcgaaaggctgtgctgaaggcagcatttcctggaggAAGCTGTGGCCCattggcagcccctgctgcaggaagtgaggcgatgccaggcacagtcacaggag CTTGGGATGGCGACATGGCTTCTCCAGATGCACTATTGGATGACAGCTTGGAGAATTCTCTTGGAGAGAATCTCTTGGAGAATGCTGGAG GTCCTTCTCCATGGAAGAACTCAGACACAGGAGACAAGAaatccctggaggcagccagacACCTGGACCAGATGCTGAGCGATCTGGAGAGACgccgtg agatgaagcgaaaggctgtgctgaaggcagcatttcctggaggaagcagtggcccattggcagcccctgctgcaggaagtgaggcgatgccaggcacagtcacaggag CTTGGGATGGCGACATGGCTTCTCCAGATGCACTATTGGATGACAGCTTGGAGAATTCTCTTGGAGAGAATCTCTTGGAGAATGCTGGAG GTCCTTCTCCATGGAAGAACTCAGACACAGGAGACAAGAaatccctggaggcagccagacACCTGGACCAGATGCTGAGCGATCTGGAGAGACgccgtg agatgaagcgaaaggctgtgctgaaggcagcatttcctggaggaagcagtggcccattggcagcccctgctgcaggaagtgaggcgatgccaggcacagtcacaggag CTTGGGATGGCGACATGGCTTCTCCAGATGCACTATTGGATGACAGCTTGGAGAATTCTCTTGGAGAGAATCTCTTGGAGAATGCTGGAG GTCCTTCTCCATGGAAGAACTCAGacactggagaaaagaaatccctggaggcagccagacACCTGGACCAGATGCTGAGCGATCTGGAGAGACgccgtg agatgaagcgaaaggctgtgctgaaggcagcatttcctggaggaagcagtggcccattggcagcccctgctgcaggaagtgaggcgatgccaggcacagtcacaggag CTTGGGATGGCGACATGGCTTCTCCAGATGCACTATTGGATGACAGCTTGGAGAATTCTCTTGGAGAGAATCTCTTGGAGAATGCTGGAG GTCCTTCTCCATGGAAGAACTCAGacactggagaaaagaaatccctggaggcagccagacACCTGGACCAGATGCTGAGCGATCTGGAGAGACgccgtg agatgaagcgaaaggctgtgctgaaggcagcatttcctggaggaagcagtggcccattggcagcccctgctgcaggaagtgaggcgatgccaggcacagtcacaggag CTTGGGATGGCGACATGGCTTCTCCAGATGCACTATTGGATGACAGCTTGGAGAATTCTCTTGGAGAGAATCTCTTGGAGAATGCTGGAG GTCCTTCTCCATGGAAGAACTCAGACACTGGAGACAAGAaatccctggaggcagccagacACCTGGACCAGATGCTGAGCGATCTGGAGAGACgccgtg agatgaagcgaaaggctgtgctgaaggcagcatttcctggaggaagcagtggcccattggcagcccctgctgcaggaagtgaggcgatgccaggcacagtcacaggag ATGAGCATGCTAGCaaggcttctccagcagctgggatggaagATGGTTTGGAACCCTTGGGAGATTCTGCAG gtgtgtctgcagggaggactTTTCAGGCTCCTTTCCTGGTTGCTGCGCACAAGCCCGGCTCCCATCGCAGGG GTCCGCCGAGAGGGAGGAACAGATCTACTAAACACATGAAGTCCCTGGAGGCATCCCAACACATGGACCAGATGCTGAGTGATCTGGAGAGACgccgtg agatGGACCAAAGGGCtttgctgaaggcagcacttcCTGAAGGAAGCCGTGGCTCCGTGCCAGCCCCCGATACACGAAGGGAGGAGATGCCAGACAGTGCCACAGAAG acgttatcactgaaacaggaatatttgccCCGGATCCAGTGCGCCTCCCAAGAATTGTCTGCCCCCAGGATGTGCGCAGGTCCTGCATGATAGGCACGGTGGTGACACTGTTCACCGTGCCCCTCGTGCTGATCGGCTGCTATCTTGGCATTCGGAAGCTGTACCAGAGCAGACG tgctttttccagttatttgaGATAG